In Hydra vulgaris chromosome 06, alternate assembly HydraT2T_AEP, a genomic segment contains:
- the LOC136081002 gene encoding proline-rich transmembrane protein 1-like produces MELDYKSKFTEPSSYSEAITVQVKQPVGENPFRPTNNFQRPVIYNENELPKNYSTAALLTCICCFWPLGIVSLINSQKVDTAISQGDFSTAQRASTDAKNYAIAALVCGITTIIISITSYIVYRKLK; encoded by the exons atggAACTAGACTACAAAAGTAAATTTa ctgagCCATCTTCTTATTCCGAAGCCATAACAGTTCAAGTGAAGCAACCAGTTGGTGAAAAT cctTTTCGACCAACAAACAATTTTCAACGACCTGTgatatataatgaaaatgaGCTTCCAAAGAACTATAGCACAGCTGCATTACTAACTTGTATATGCTGCTTCTGGCCTCTTGGAATCGTGTCGCTGATAAATTCTCagaag gtTGATACAGCTATTTCGCAAGGAGACTTTTCAACAGCTCAAAGAGCGTCTACTGACGCAAAAAATTATGCCATTGCAGCTTTGGTTTGTGGaataacaacaattataatATCTATTACATCTTATATAGTATATAGAAAACTAAAGtag